The Desulfatiglans sp. sequence CCCTCAAGTACCGGCATGGCGAGTATTTCCGGGACACCATAGGGGTGAAGCCTTTTTATCTCTGCCTCAAGCTTTTCAAAAAGCGCTCTTTTTGTCTTCATGACAATGCGCCAGTCCTCACCCTTGAGTATCTTCCCGTTCCACATGTACATGCTCTTTACCGGGCCTGTAATCTGTACAATGGCAGCAAGCCTTTTTTCAATAACGCTTTCTCCGATCTTTTCAGCGGCCTCAAGGTTAACTACTGACGAAAACACCTGTATATATTCAGTCAAAATTATTTATCTCCTTTTGATATTTTGTCATCCACTGGGATATCCGCATGTACGACCCTTCGCAGGAATTTCCAGCACCCCTTTTCTCTTATCATGGTATCTTCATAATGGCCGATGAAATAGGGTTGCGGACGATCCGATTCCCCGGTAACCACAAATATCCATTTGGTTACTGCGCTCGCCCTGTCGTCATTTACCTTAATCGTTTCATTTGTAAAGAGGTGCACTGACTGGCTAATGGCTTCACCTTTACCGATTGTGCTTTCCATCAGCTCACAGATTGCATTTGATCCCTTTGCGCTGCCAAACCCGCCGATCCATTCCCCTTCTGTTTCTGCAAAAAGTTCAGAAAAGGATTTAAAATCTCTCTTATCCAGAAAACGCCCGTAATCCATTAATAGACATCTTATCTCTTCCCTGTCCTCCAGCCTTTTTAAGCGGGCCTCAATGGATGCCGTTTCAGATGAGTCAGGACCTTTTTCTGCCCATACCTGTAATGGATATATTACTGTTACCAAGATAGAGGCAATCACGAGTAATAATAAAAATGATTCCGGACTGGCGTTATGCATTTTCGTATCTCCATTGTTAACCCGGAAACCACAGG is a genomic window containing:
- a CDS encoding divalent-cation tolerance protein CutA yields the protein MTEYIQVFSSVVNLEAAEKIGESVIEKRLAAIVQITGPVKSMYMWNGKILKGEDWRIVMKTKRALFEKLEAEIKRLHPYGVPEILAMPVLEGNRDYLNWISKELS
- a CDS encoding nuclear transport factor 2 family protein; translation: MHNASPESFLLLLVIASILVTVIYPLQVWAEKGPDSSETASIEARLKRLEDREEIRCLLMDYGRFLDKRDFKSFSELFAETEGEWIGGFGSAKGSNAICELMESTIGKGEAISQSVHLFTNETIKVNDDRASAVTKWIFVVTGESDRPQPYFIGHYEDTMIREKGCWKFLRRVVHADIPVDDKISKGDK